A window of Streptomyces armeniacus contains these coding sequences:
- a CDS encoding CGNR zinc finger domain-containing protein has product MSTTDDWSTRHSVLATARRTAALVNVLSGDDPDRPGPAEVAHVTDVLRAYGETGPLDLTARDVAEMRTGAALLREVFAAHDADAAAAVLNRLLRAHTGQLRLTSHEGRTPWHPHLDTDDDAAWDEWFLASSCMALTVLVWDHQRPPGGVCASPGCRNVFLTQGSGPERRYCSRRCATRERVAAHRRARSAGRGR; this is encoded by the coding sequence GTGTCCACCACCGACGACTGGTCCACCCGGCACTCCGTGCTGGCCACGGCGCGGCGCACAGCCGCACTCGTCAACGTCCTCAGCGGCGACGACCCGGACCGCCCCGGGCCCGCCGAGGTCGCACACGTCACGGACGTCCTGCGCGCGTACGGCGAGACGGGCCCGCTCGACCTCACCGCCCGCGACGTCGCCGAGATGCGTACGGGCGCCGCCCTGCTCCGCGAGGTCTTCGCCGCGCACGACGCCGACGCAGCCGCCGCCGTCCTGAACCGGCTGCTGCGCGCCCACACCGGGCAGTTGCGCCTCACCTCGCACGAGGGCCGTACGCCCTGGCACCCGCACCTCGACACGGACGACGACGCGGCCTGGGACGAGTGGTTCCTCGCCTCGTCCTGCATGGCGCTGACGGTCCTTGTCTGGGACCACCAGCGCCCGCCCGGCGGTGTCTGTGCCTCGCCCGGCTGCCGGAACGTCTTCCTCACGCAGGGCAGCGGCCCCGAACGCCGCTACTGCTCACGCCGCTGCGCGACCCGCGAACGCGTCGCGGCCCACCGCCGCGCCCGCTCCGCCGGACGGGGCCGCTGA
- a CDS encoding FUSC family protein: protein MARQMSGEPEAADHALERTREWWRRAVTTSGRERDSAEMVVKSALAATISWVIAYEFMNATSPAFAPFSAVWMMQATVYRSLVQSLAHVGAVTVGVALQGVFGLLAGTGPAAFALVALAALTIGQWRRLGAQGSQVATAAFFAFSTYVAASNTDSRMTQLGTLVSLVLVGSAVGVVVNLLVLPPMRHRGAERALRDLAGELQNLLADMHPVLREEDVLDDGCTSAWLSRVEGLDSTARQARAAVGTARESLFYNPRQKLPRNRGHNGFEGYEGLQQALERVTHQLASLVRSLHQWQRNSGGADPHDREFLRCYSEFLARLDAITQEFAELDQDHLAELTRNLCALTEEAGECRDEVSGCAARESLPLTETGRPYGILLVEASRLTEEFEHTCRVLRRALGEPEPKG from the coding sequence GTGGCACGTCAGATGTCCGGTGAGCCGGAGGCCGCCGACCACGCGCTGGAGCGCACACGGGAGTGGTGGCGGCGCGCCGTCACCACGAGCGGCCGGGAGCGCGACAGCGCGGAGATGGTCGTCAAGAGCGCGCTGGCGGCCACCATCTCGTGGGTCATCGCCTACGAGTTCATGAACGCGACGTCACCCGCCTTCGCCCCCTTCTCGGCGGTGTGGATGATGCAGGCCACCGTCTACCGCTCCCTGGTGCAGTCCCTGGCCCACGTCGGCGCCGTCACGGTGGGTGTTGCGCTGCAGGGCGTGTTCGGGCTGCTGGCCGGCACGGGGCCGGCGGCGTTCGCGCTGGTGGCCCTGGCGGCGCTGACCATCGGCCAGTGGCGGCGGCTGGGCGCGCAGGGCAGCCAGGTGGCCACGGCCGCGTTCTTCGCCTTCTCCACGTACGTGGCCGCGTCGAACACCGACTCCCGCATGACGCAGCTCGGCACGCTGGTCTCGCTGGTGCTGGTGGGTTCCGCCGTGGGCGTCGTGGTGAACCTGCTCGTCCTGCCGCCGATGCGGCACCGCGGCGCCGAGCGCGCGCTCCGGGATCTCGCCGGTGAGCTGCAGAACCTCCTCGCTGACATGCATCCCGTGCTGCGCGAGGAGGACGTGCTGGACGACGGGTGTACGAGCGCGTGGCTGTCCAGGGTGGAGGGTCTGGACTCAACGGCGAGGCAGGCGCGGGCGGCCGTCGGCACGGCGCGCGAGAGTCTCTTCTACAACCCGCGCCAGAAGCTGCCCCGGAATCGGGGGCACAACGGCTTCGAGGGGTACGAGGGCCTGCAGCAGGCGCTGGAACGGGTCACGCACCAGCTGGCCTCCCTCGTACGCAGCCTGCACCAGTGGCAGCGGAACAGCGGCGGCGCCGACCCGCACGACCGCGAGTTCCTGCGCTGCTACAGCGAGTTCCTCGCCCGGCTGGACGCCATCACGCAGGAGTTCGCGGAGCTCGACCAGGACCATCTGGCGGAGCTGACGCGGAACCTGTGCGCGCTCACCGAGGAGGCCGGCGAGTGCCGCGACGAGGTCTCCGGATGTGCGGCGCGGGAGTCGCTGCCGCTGACCGAGACGGGGCGCCCGTACGGCATCCTGCTGGTCGAGGCGTCGCGGCTGACGGAGGAGTTCGAGCACACGTGCCGCGTGCTGCGGCGCGCACTCGGCGAGCCCGAACCGAAAGGCTGA
- a CDS encoding YeeE/YedE family protein, giving the protein MTATAPPAGGPKPAAVLLAPSPTSAPSPPPEPAPRVRTVPLAVSGVLAAALTAYVWATHGARPGVLLLLGLGLGVALFHSRFGFTSAWRQLIAVGNGSGLRAHALLLGTTATLFALVIGTGTGLFGSTPVPSAGPLGTGLLAGAFLFAVGMQIGGACASGTLFAVGSGQTSIVLTLGGFIIGSTLAAWQFDLWKDLPALDPVVLSDHVGWFGSWAVTLAVLGLIVLGTRLVQARRNPPPVGTPPSAAGAARVLRGSWPLAAGALALALLGAGVLLVSGGAWGVTSAFSLWGSRAVDALGGDPAGWTFWQQPGNAEMFQGAVLSDKTSLTDIGIMLGAAVAASLGGVWTLHRRVPGRTAVAAVLGGVFMGVGARLAGGCNIGAYLAGIASGSLHGWIWGATALLGTWAGLRLRPLFGLGNPKPGDGVC; this is encoded by the coding sequence GTGACCGCCACCGCTCCGCCCGCCGGCGGGCCCAAGCCCGCCGCCGTACTGCTCGCCCCGTCCCCGACCTCCGCCCCCAGCCCGCCGCCCGAGCCCGCGCCCCGTGTGCGTACGGTGCCGCTCGCCGTGTCCGGCGTGCTGGCCGCCGCGCTGACCGCGTACGTGTGGGCCACGCACGGCGCGCGGCCCGGCGTACTGCTCCTGCTGGGCCTCGGCCTGGGCGTGGCACTCTTCCACTCGCGCTTCGGATTCACCTCCGCCTGGCGGCAGTTGATCGCCGTCGGCAACGGCAGCGGCCTGCGCGCGCACGCCCTCCTGCTGGGCACGACCGCGACGCTGTTCGCGCTCGTCATCGGCACCGGCACCGGGCTGTTCGGCTCCACGCCCGTGCCGTCCGCCGGGCCGCTCGGGACGGGGCTGCTGGCGGGCGCGTTCCTGTTCGCCGTCGGCATGCAGATAGGCGGGGCCTGCGCCTCCGGCACGCTGTTCGCGGTCGGCTCCGGGCAGACCTCGATCGTGCTGACGCTCGGCGGGTTCATCATCGGATCGACGCTCGCCGCCTGGCAGTTCGACCTCTGGAAGGACCTCCCCGCGCTGGACCCCGTGGTGCTCTCCGACCACGTCGGCTGGTTCGGCTCGTGGGCGGTCACCCTCGCCGTACTGGGCCTGATCGTCCTGGGCACCCGCCTCGTACAGGCCCGGCGCAACCCGCCGCCCGTCGGCACCCCGCCCAGCGCCGCCGGTGCGGCCCGCGTGCTGCGCGGCTCCTGGCCGCTGGCGGCCGGCGCGCTCGCGCTGGCGCTGCTCGGCGCCGGGGTGCTGCTGGTGTCCGGCGGCGCCTGGGGCGTCACCAGCGCGTTCAGCCTGTGGGGCTCGCGGGCCGTGGACGCGCTCGGCGGCGACCCGGCGGGCTGGACGTTCTGGCAGCAGCCGGGCAACGCGGAGATGTTCCAGGGAGCCGTCCTCAGCGACAAGACCAGCCTCACCGACATCGGCATCATGCTCGGCGCCGCCGTCGCCGCCTCGCTGGGCGGCGTCTGGACGCTGCACCGCCGGGTCCCCGGGCGTACGGCCGTCGCCGCCGTCCTCGGCGGGGTGTTCATGGGGGTGGGCGCGCGGCTGGCCGGCGGCTGCAACATCGGCGCGTACCTCGCGGGCATCGCCTCCGGCAGCCTCCACGGCTGGATCTGGGGCGCCACCGCCCTGCTCGGCACCTGGGCCGGTCTCCGGCTGCGCCCCCTGTTCGGGCTCGGCAATCCCAAGCCGGGCGACGGCGTCTGCTGA
- a CDS encoding ANTAR domain-containing protein, translating into MSALQGPARSGTRPVEEESPVDSAVGAGVRHFGQEAELDRLRSEVGDLRRALRTHPVIDQARGIVMARAGCGPQAAWEVLVEVSQHTNTKLRVVAADVVAGAGGRPLPEPLRRALAAACRRHGRAATTTGEEAAE; encoded by the coding sequence ATGAGTGCTCTCCAAGGCCCCGCTCGTAGTGGCACCCGGCCCGTGGAAGAGGAGAGTCCGGTGGACAGCGCCGTGGGCGCGGGGGTGCGGCACTTCGGGCAGGAAGCGGAGCTGGACCGGCTGCGTTCGGAGGTCGGTGATCTGCGGCGCGCGCTGCGGACACACCCGGTCATCGACCAGGCGCGCGGCATCGTGATGGCCCGGGCCGGCTGCGGCCCGCAGGCCGCCTGGGAGGTGCTGGTCGAGGTGTCCCAGCACACCAACACCAAGCTGCGTGTGGTTGCGGCCGACGTGGTGGCGGGCGCCGGCGGCAGGCCGTTGCCCGAGCCCCTGCGCCGGGCCCTCGCCGCCGCCTGCCGCAGGCACGGGCGCGCGGCCACGACCACGGGTGAGGAAGCCGCGGAGTGA
- a CDS encoding class I SAM-dependent methyltransferase, translating into MAESFGSDAARYDRTRPRYPDALVARIAAAGGGRDGLAALDVLDVGCGTGISARQFQAYGCRVLGVDADPRMAAFARRGGLETEVAAFEEWDPAGRTFDAVAAGQTWHWVDPVAGAAKAARVLRPGGRLALFWNVFDPAQELAAAFADVYRRVLPDLPYNAWAAPVLDGYTTLLTKVADGIRQAGGAFGEPERWRHDWERRYTRDEWLDQLPTHGGHARLTRGQLDEVLAGVGAAIDAVGGAFTMRYATVTLTAVRTAGPRVR; encoded by the coding sequence ATGGCCGAGTCGTTCGGCTCGGACGCCGCACGCTACGACCGCACCCGGCCCCGTTACCCCGACGCGCTGGTGGCGCGGATCGCCGCGGCCGGGGGCGGACGCGACGGCCTTGCTGCCCTGGACGTCCTCGACGTCGGCTGCGGTACGGGCATCTCCGCCCGGCAGTTCCAGGCGTACGGCTGCCGGGTGCTCGGGGTCGACGCGGACCCGCGGATGGCCGCGTTCGCGCGCCGCGGCGGGCTCGAGACGGAGGTCGCGGCGTTCGAGGAGTGGGACCCGGCGGGCCGTACGTTCGACGCGGTCGCCGCCGGCCAGACGTGGCACTGGGTGGACCCGGTCGCGGGCGCGGCCAAGGCGGCACGGGTGCTGCGGCCCGGCGGCCGGCTGGCCCTGTTCTGGAACGTGTTCGACCCCGCGCAGGAACTGGCGGCGGCCTTCGCCGACGTCTACCGCCGTGTCCTGCCGGACCTGCCGTACAACGCCTGGGCGGCACCCGTACTCGACGGCTACACGACGCTGCTCACGAAGGTGGCCGACGGGATACGGCAGGCGGGCGGCGCGTTCGGGGAGCCGGAACGGTGGCGACACGACTGGGAGCGCCGGTACACACGCGACGAGTGGCTGGACCAGCTCCCGACCCACGGGGGCCATGCCCGGCTTACGCGGGGGCAGTTGGACGAGGTGCTGGCGGGAGTGGGGGCGGCGATCGACGCGGTGGGTGGGGCGTTCACGATGCGGTACGCGACGGTGACGCTCACCGCTGTGCGGACTGCTGGGCCGCGTGTCCGATGA
- a CDS encoding MFS transporter: MARTRPFFLLAVALTLSGFASFAVVIGLVPLMHARGADATTAAWALGLGGAGQTLGRTLYAALARRTSVTTRTMALITAGAATTALLGLVPGPIPFLVVLAVLAGVVRGNLTLLQATAVADRWGTGQYGRLSALLAAPVTVATSLVPFTGAALAGPLGGYPALFLLLAALSLTAALLSLGTNTPRPSAESV, from the coding sequence GTGGCCCGCACCCGCCCCTTCTTCCTCCTCGCCGTCGCCCTGACCCTCTCCGGGTTCGCGTCCTTCGCCGTGGTCATCGGACTGGTCCCGCTGATGCACGCACGCGGCGCCGACGCCACCACCGCGGCCTGGGCCCTCGGCCTCGGCGGAGCCGGACAGACCCTCGGCCGTACGCTCTACGCCGCACTCGCCCGCCGCACCTCTGTCACCACCCGCACGATGGCCCTCATCACGGCGGGCGCCGCCACCACCGCACTTCTCGGCCTTGTTCCCGGCCCCATCCCGTTCCTGGTCGTCCTCGCCGTCCTCGCGGGCGTCGTCCGCGGCAACCTCACCCTCCTCCAGGCCACCGCCGTCGCCGACCGCTGGGGCACCGGTCAGTACGGACGTCTGTCCGCGCTGCTCGCCGCACCCGTCACCGTCGCCACCAGCCTCGTCCCCTTCACCGGCGCAGCCCTGGCCGGCCCCCTCGGCGGCTACCCCGCCCTCTTCCTTCTCCTCGCAGCCCTCTCCCTGACCGCGGCCCTCCTCTCCCTCGGGACAAACACGCCACGCCCATCGGCAGAATCGGTTTAA
- a CDS encoding LysR substrate-binding domain-containing protein: protein MALDLYKLDHLVAVAEEGSVTRAAARLHLSQQALSTSVRSLEREVGVPLLERGSGGVTLLPAGRALVEDARVLRGVARGALDRARRIGRGEAETLRVGHTPAVTGEEVTALLTGVAEAHPGIATDVHQRYPAELTAALLAGELDVGLCRGTAPAHGLARATLDHQPLRIAVAAGHPLAARTSVPLTELAGERVLVWGEPGHSGYTDLLLDHCRAAGFEPRTERTQRQGTPPVTAVIGTDRVAFVTSPPGTAAGGKVRILAVEPPVHAPLHALYLPHTSSPGRDTLLAGPAGAAAPDASA from the coding sequence GTGGCCCTGGACCTGTACAAGCTGGACCACCTCGTGGCCGTCGCCGAGGAGGGCAGCGTCACGCGCGCGGCCGCCCGGCTGCACCTCTCCCAGCAGGCGCTGTCCACGTCCGTACGCTCCCTGGAGCGCGAGGTCGGGGTGCCCCTGCTGGAACGGGGAAGCGGCGGCGTCACCCTGCTGCCCGCGGGGCGGGCCCTGGTGGAGGACGCGCGGGTGCTGCGCGGCGTGGCCCGCGGCGCCCTCGACCGGGCCCGCCGCATCGGGCGCGGCGAGGCGGAGACGCTCCGCGTCGGGCACACCCCGGCCGTGACCGGCGAGGAGGTCACGGCCCTGCTGACCGGGGTGGCCGAGGCCCACCCGGGCATCGCCACCGACGTGCACCAGCGCTACCCCGCCGAGCTGACCGCCGCCCTGCTGGCAGGCGAGCTGGACGTCGGCCTGTGCCGCGGCACGGCCCCCGCCCACGGGCTGGCCCGCGCCACCCTGGATCACCAGCCGCTGCGGATCGCCGTGGCCGCCGGGCATCCGCTCGCCGCCCGTACCAGCGTGCCCCTGACGGAGCTCGCCGGCGAGCGTGTCCTGGTCTGGGGCGAGCCCGGCCACTCCGGCTACACCGACCTCCTCCTCGACCACTGCCGGGCGGCCGGCTTCGAGCCCCGCACCGAACGCACCCAGCGCCAGGGCACCCCGCCGGTGACCGCCGTCATCGGCACCGACCGCGTCGCCTTCGTGACCTCGCCGCCGGGTACGGCCGCGGGCGGCAAGGTGCGCATCCTCGCCGTCGAGCCGCCCGTACACGCCCCGCTGCACGCCCTCTACCTCCCGCACACGAGCAGTCCCGGGCGCGACACCCTCCTCGCCGGGCCGGCCGGCGCCGCCGCTCCGGACGCCTCTGCCTGA
- a CDS encoding MFS transporter yields the protein MEKRYSLGTCLAGAGAARAGDDMSGPALMLAAFALTGSATEASALLAGITLAAAVGGPVLGALLDRAARPGRLLAGALALYALGLTVILLGLGRLPFTVTVLIAVVTGLLGPALSGGWTAQLPRVVRRERLPRANALDAMTFSTASLAGPALAGAAAELLGAPAAVVASVVLIGLALPAAWRLPVRPEPAVARGPTPVRSRRARVRGHSPVRGHGGSVAGDLAAGARCIVRRPRLARATLTSVVSCTGQGMLVACTPLLGERALGGAGHGAMLLSCVAVSALTANAVLARFPAAFTADTVLWTSTLVQAAALAALAVQAAGGLPAVLVAAALLAGLGEGPQLTALFTVRHAEAPERLRGQIFTTGASLKISGFALGAAAAGPLATWSLPGALAAAAGVQLLAATAYFAVPATGGPARRAWTRPRSARASRDAAEARTGRSGRRRR from the coding sequence ATGGAGAAGCGTTACTCGCTGGGCACCTGTCTCGCCGGGGCCGGGGCCGCGCGCGCAGGCGACGACATGTCCGGGCCGGCGCTGATGCTGGCCGCGTTCGCGCTCACCGGCTCGGCCACCGAGGCGTCGGCGCTGCTCGCGGGCATCACCCTCGCGGCGGCGGTCGGCGGCCCCGTACTGGGCGCGCTCCTGGACCGGGCGGCACGGCCGGGCAGGCTGCTGGCGGGCGCGCTCGCCCTCTACGCGCTGGGCCTGACGGTGATCCTGCTGGGTCTGGGCCGTCTCCCGTTCACCGTCACCGTCCTGATCGCCGTCGTCACCGGCCTGCTGGGCCCGGCGCTGTCGGGCGGCTGGACGGCCCAACTGCCGCGCGTCGTACGGCGGGAGCGGCTGCCGCGTGCGAACGCGCTCGACGCGATGACGTTCAGCACGGCGAGCCTGGCCGGGCCGGCCCTCGCCGGCGCCGCGGCCGAACTCCTCGGGGCACCGGCGGCGGTGGTGGCCTCCGTCGTGCTGATCGGGCTGGCGCTGCCGGCGGCGTGGCGACTTCCGGTACGTCCCGAGCCCGCCGTCGCACGGGGGCCCACGCCCGTACGGAGCCGCCGTGCCCGCGTACGGGGGCACAGCCCCGTACGCGGGCACGGCGGCTCCGTGGCCGGTGACCTCGCCGCCGGGGCGCGGTGCATCGTACGGCGCCCGCGGCTGGCCCGCGCGACCCTCACCTCGGTGGTCTCCTGTACGGGTCAGGGCATGCTCGTCGCATGCACCCCGCTGCTGGGCGAACGGGCCCTCGGCGGGGCGGGTCACGGCGCGATGCTGCTCTCCTGTGTCGCGGTGTCGGCCCTGACGGCGAACGCCGTGCTGGCACGGTTCCCGGCCGCGTTCACCGCGGACACGGTCCTCTGGACGAGCACCCTCGTCCAGGCCGCCGCGCTGGCCGCGCTGGCGGTCCAGGCTGCGGGCGGCCTGCCCGCCGTGCTCGTCGCGGCCGCCCTCCTCGCCGGACTCGGCGAAGGGCCCCAGCTGACCGCGCTGTTCACGGTGCGGCACGCGGAGGCGCCGGAACGCCTGCGCGGCCAGATCTTCACCACGGGCGCCAGCCTGAAGATCAGCGGCTTCGCGCTGGGCGCGGCGGCCGCGGGCCCGCTCGCCACCTGGTCACTGCCGGGCGCCCTGGCGGCGGCCGCGGGCGTCCAACTCCTCGCGGCGACCGCCTACTTCGCGGTCCCCGCCACCGGCGGTCCGGCCCGCCGGGCGTGGACCAGACCCCGTTCGGCAAGAGCATCGCGCGACGCGGCGGAGGCTCGTACGGGTCGCTCCGGGCGGCGGCGCAGGTGA
- a CDS encoding hemerythrin domain-containing protein: protein MGRGGDRTLIEEITGIHRELRELLLRIDTLPFGDERFRGLVDQAITVLRRHARLERAHLFPAVRAHLVRGEALAERELADHARIERALTGLTRLAPTDPVFAPRLDALMQTVRCHFARQEEHLFPRLRDMVPAWRLRALGDEARRSERTYGRLAGPPLGVL, encoded by the coding sequence GTGGGGCGAGGCGGCGACCGGACGCTGATCGAGGAGATCACGGGCATCCATCGCGAACTGCGGGAGCTGCTGCTGCGGATCGACACGCTGCCGTTCGGCGACGAGCGGTTCCGCGGCCTGGTGGACCAGGCGATCACGGTGCTCCGCAGGCACGCGCGGCTGGAGCGGGCCCACCTCTTCCCGGCCGTACGCGCCCACCTCGTCCGCGGCGAGGCCCTCGCCGAACGGGAGCTCGCGGACCACGCCAGGATCGAGCGCGCGCTGACCGGGCTGACGCGCCTGGCGCCCACGGACCCGGTGTTCGCGCCGCGGCTCGACGCGCTGATGCAGACCGTACGGTGCCACTTCGCGCGGCAGGAGGAGCACCTGTTCCCGCGCCTGCGCGACATGGTGCCCGCCTGGCGGCTGCGCGCCCTGGGCGACGAGGCGCGCCGCTCCGAGCGGACGTACGGCAGGCTGGCCGGCCCGCCGCTCGGCGTGCTCTGA
- a CDS encoding TetR/AcrR family transcriptional regulator produces MPTGVAIRDAREQLFGAAERVLLRDGPSALTSRAVTTEAGCAKGVLHRHFADFDAFLAELVRDRTARVEDQAAELREAAGTGTVAGNLTVALTGLFGSVAVAVVGLVISRDGLRARLRESGSAGIPLLTEATAMIAAYLDAERERGRIAADTDTGALAPALIGSGHLLFADRKGAPPEPGAVEKVVTSVIAGAVREP; encoded by the coding sequence GTGCCGACAGGTGTGGCCATCCGCGACGCGCGCGAGCAGCTCTTCGGCGCCGCCGAACGCGTCCTGCTGCGCGACGGGCCGAGCGCGCTCACCAGCCGGGCCGTCACGACGGAGGCGGGCTGCGCGAAGGGCGTCCTGCACCGGCACTTCGCGGACTTCGACGCGTTCCTCGCCGAACTCGTACGCGACCGGACCGCCCGCGTGGAGGACCAGGCCGCCGAGCTGCGCGAGGCCGCCGGTACCGGCACCGTCGCGGGGAACCTCACCGTGGCGCTGACCGGCCTGTTCGGGTCGGTTGCCGTCGCCGTCGTCGGGCTCGTCATTTCGCGCGACGGGCTGCGCGCGCGGCTGCGCGAGTCCGGGTCGGCCGGTATCCCGCTGCTGACGGAGGCCACTGCGATGATCGCCGCGTATCTCGACGCCGAACGCGAGCGGGGCCGTATCGCCGCCGACACCGACACCGGCGCGCTTGCCCCCGCGCTGATCGGCTCCGGGCACCTGCTGTTCGCCGACCGCAAGGGCGCGCCGCCGGAACCCGGCGCCGTGGAGAAGGTGGTGACGTCGGTCATCGCAGGCGCCGTACGGGAGCCGTGA
- a CDS encoding SDR family oxidoreductase, with protein sequence MAENTLRGKVAVVGGGEKNLGGLISRKFAEYGAKVVVHYHGSQSDAEQTVKDIQGAGGQAVAVQGDLTQVADVRRLFDTAVDAYGGADVAVNTTGMVLRKPILETTEDDYDRMFGINAKAAYFFIQEAGRRLNDHGRIISLGTSLLAAFTDGYSTYAGGKAPLEHFTRAAAKEFADRSISVNVVAPGPMDTPFFYPQESPERVEFHKSQALGGQLTQIEDIVPVITFLATDGWWFTGQTLFPNGGYTTR encoded by the coding sequence ATGGCTGAGAACACACTGCGGGGCAAGGTCGCGGTCGTCGGCGGCGGCGAGAAGAACCTGGGCGGGCTGATCAGCAGGAAGTTCGCCGAGTACGGCGCGAAGGTCGTGGTGCACTACCACGGCTCGCAGAGCGACGCGGAGCAGACCGTCAAGGACATCCAGGGGGCCGGGGGACAGGCCGTCGCGGTCCAGGGCGACCTGACGCAGGTCGCCGACGTACGGCGGCTGTTCGACACTGCCGTGGACGCGTACGGGGGCGCCGACGTCGCCGTGAACACCACCGGGATGGTGCTGCGCAAGCCGATCCTCGAGACCACCGAGGACGACTACGACCGGATGTTCGGCATCAACGCCAAGGCGGCGTACTTCTTCATCCAGGAGGCCGGACGCCGGCTCAACGACCACGGCCGGATCATCAGCCTGGGTACGTCGCTGCTGGCCGCGTTCACCGACGGCTACTCGACGTACGCCGGCGGGAAGGCGCCGCTGGAGCACTTCACGCGGGCGGCGGCGAAGGAGTTCGCCGACCGGTCGATCTCCGTGAACGTCGTCGCGCCCGGCCCGATGGACACCCCGTTCTTCTACCCTCAGGAGAGCCCGGAGCGGGTGGAGTTCCACAAGTCGCAGGCGCTGGGCGGCCAGTTGACGCAGATCGAGGACATCGTCCCGGTGATCACGTTCCTGGCGACCGACGGCTGGTGGTTCACCGGGCAGACGCTCTTCCCGAACGGCGGCTACACCACCCGCTGA